Part of the Candidatus Zixiibacteriota bacterium genome, TGTGCCTTGCGACTTATGACCGCTGACAATCTGCCTTTTCTGGGATTCTATTACTGTGACGACTTCGCCATGCTGGCGCCCGATAAACTTCTCGACAGCTATCTGCTGCTCCTGAGATTCTACGGGGGCGTCCCAGTCCTTCTGGATTTTGTGGAGAACCACTCCATCGAGGCAGACGGTAGTTGCAACACGGGGATGGGGTCGTCTGGAGAATTCAGTTTGAATCTGAACTACGACCCCGTCCTCGGTAACTTTGGATAGCCTTCCTGCAGGCAAAAATTCATTCATCGATGCTGATCAGATCAGCATTTCGAAAATCCACACGACGGACATACAACGCATCCGGAGTCATGTTGCACACGCCCGCCGCAATCGGGGCAAACATCATACGAGGATTGAGCGTTAATCCTCTTCTTGCCGTTTCCGAAATGCTTTTTTAGAACCTTTGCGATGGCGTCCGGAATTGACATAACCACGCCACCATTCTGGTACACAGGCGACGCCCCGCCAATGCCTAACAACTGTTCTATTATATCGTCAACATTGAGTCCTGATCTTAATGAAAGAGAGATCAATCTACAAACAGCCTCGGTATCCGCCATAGTCGAAAACCCCGATTTTCCGATCTGAGCAAATACCTCGAAAGGAAATCCCTCATGGTAGTTGATGGTAACATAGAGATTTCCGTAACCCGTCTTGATCTTCTCGGTAATGCCGGTCAATGTATCCGGTCTCTCCTGGACACGCGGCTGATAGATGATTTTCGGCACAGCCTCGGCAGGTGCACCTGTCTCGGCTCTTTTCGTAGCTCCCGTTGAAAGTACCTGGTCTGCGCGACTGCCGTCGCGGTAGATCGTAACGCCCTTGCAGCCGAGTTTGAAAGCGAGCCAATACGCAGTCTTGACATCGTCGAGGGAAGCATCTTGCGGAAAATTGATTGTCTTTGATATGCTGGTGTCGCAATTCTTCTGGAATGCCGCCTGCATGCGGACATGCATCTCAGGAGAGACGTCGGCAGCAGTATCGAAAATTCGCCGCACATCTTCCGGGATCTCTTCCATGTCCTTGATACTGTTGCTCTTGGCAATCTTCTCCATCAGTTCGGTGGAGTAAAACTTGCGTTCCTTGGCAATCTTCTCAAAAGCAGGATTGGCATCGATTAGTTTCGTCCCATCCATCACATTCCTGACGAATGAAACGGCATAGTACGGTTCGATACCGGATGAGCAGCCTGCAATTATGGAAATAGTCCCTGTCGGAGCGACTGTGGTGACAGTGGCATTTCTCATCGAGACACCCTCGTCGGCAAAGGTCGAATGGGACCACCTCGGGAATTTGCCGCGCGATTTGGCCATTTCCGACGAATGGAAGTGACCCTTCGTGTTAATGAACTCCATCACTTTCTCGCCAAGCGCAAGTGCGGCTTCGGAATTGTATGGTACTCTCAGCTGTGCCAGCATATCAGCCCAGCCCATCAGGCCGAGACCTATCCGTCGGCTGGCGCGGGTCTGATCTTCAATTTCCCTGATCGGATACCTGTTCTCATCGATTACATTATCAAGGAAGTGCACGCCGAGCTTGACAAGCTCATGCAGCTTATTCCAATCGACACCTTTTTCAGGCTCTGCCGGTGAATAATCGGCCGGTAATGGATCGAATAGCACTTTGCCGATGTTGATCGAAGCCAGGTTGCAGGAATCGTATGGCGGCAATGGCTGTTCGCCGCAGGGGTTGGTCGCTTCGATCATCTCGATCTTCTTCGTCGGATTGTTGGCGTTCATGCGATCGACAAAGATTATTCCCGGCTCGCCGGTTTTCCACGCATGCTCGACAATCTTCTCGAATACACTCGTAGCATCGAGTCTCTGGGGCTCGCCATCTTTCTTGAGAACATCATTCGTGCGAGGATCTATGAGATCGTAGTCGCGCTTTTCCTCCACGCTACGCATGAATTCATCGGTGAGCGCTACAGAGATATTGAAATTCGTAATCTCGGTGGTATCGTCCTTGCAGGAGATGAACTCGAGAATATCGGGATGATCCACTCGCAGGATGCCCATGTTTGCTCCGCGACGCGTCCCACCCTGTTTGACAGCCTCGGTAGCCGAGTTGAAAACTTTCATGAATGAGACAGGACCGGATGCGACACCCGATGTCGATGCCACATTTGAGTTCCGGGGGCGGAGTCGCGAAAACGAGAACCCTGTTCCGCCACCCGACTTGTGAATCAGGGCGGCATGTTTGATCGTGTCAAATATTTCTTCCATCGAATCGCCAACCGGAAGTACAAAACAGGCGGATAGCTGCCCAAGCGGGCGGCCGGCGTTCATGAGAGTCGGTGAATTTGGCATGAATTCGAGATCGGTCATCGCGCTGTAGAACTGGTCGGCTGTCATCTCGACCTGTGCGTCCGTGGCACCGTAGTGCCGATCAGCCTTCGCCATATTCAAAGCTACCCTTTGAAATAACTCGTTGGGAGTCTCAATTGGCTTGCCTTCATTGTCTTTTATCAAATAGCGGCGCTCAAGGACTTTGAGAGCATTCTCTGAAAGCTGCAGTCTCTTATCAATTCGCATCAGCTCCCCTCCTCAGTGTTGCGAATGATCACACAATCATTGTCGTCAATTTCATACTCCTTGAATACAATCGGAGCTTCATTTTTCATGATCCGCAACATCTCGGTGCAGATCTTCCGTATCTCCCAGTGAGCGCGCTCGGCACAGCGAATAGCGAAAATGTGTCGCAGCTCTCTGAAGTTTGCGGTCACGACGATCTCAGAAGTGATGCCGCCCGGAAGAATGTATCTGGCATCTTCTTTTGGCACACCGGCATCGACCATCTCCTGGTACAACTTGTAGCACTCGTCGGCCACCTCGAAATAGCGATCCTTGAAGCCTCCCTCGACAATCGAGTCCGGCTCGACTACCTCATAAGGCTTGCGGGATCCATAATGCACATAGCGCTGCGATTCCTGAGACGGCGACATCAAGCGGTGTCGAACCATCTCATGGGTGAATACCCTTGAAGCTCCCTTAATTCTGAAGGTCGCGGATGCATGTTCCAGAACAGAATGGTGTCCCTTGCGGATAACCTTCCGTATCAACTCCTCAGTCGATGCGGGCGGATTGTACCGGTGGAATGAAAGATAGCAGGTCCGGCATGCTCGTTCAATCACATCCTCGCCATTGGGCGTGATCGCCATGAGGATCACTTCTGGTACCGCTTTTCTAACCATTCTTACGGTTTCCTTGGTGTCGGTCATTTGGCCTTCCATGGCTAATACCCTCGATTTGAAGTATATATGAAACAGCGATTTTGATTCCATTCTCCATCGCCATAGTACTCAAGACCTGAATCATGCCAATCATTTCTCTTTGGTGCACACAGCAGAATGACACAATTGTCTATTTACTCACTCCAGATCAGCATAGATTCTTCACTCGTGATGCACACAGATTATCCCACAGCCCTCAGAAACTCTCACAAACTATTGCAATGAATAGCAATAGGTTAGCGAGGCAGATTAAAGCGTTATTCAATCACCGAAGCGGGGAGCAAGTTATGATATAGGTATTGTTGAGTCAAGTTAAATTTGAATAAAATCTGAAGATTCTCACAATATATTGTGCTTCAGGGATTTGAACACCACATCATCTTGTGGATCACTGCATCCATTTCAGCATTCTTTTGGGAAACACTCGATAACTGTCTCGATTTCAGGGAGTTTGCGAATAAATGCTGGAAAGGCTTTATTAGGCTTATATCTCGCGAAGAAGCAAGACATTCAACCACAACACAATAGAAGTAAGTAATATTGAAACTCAAGACGCCTTTTGATCATGAATTTATGCCTTGCTTGATTGCCTGAGCAGGAACCAGAAGTCCTCGGCGATCTGCCGACGGTCGAAGTTGCGGACCACATAATCATAGCCATTCTGACCGAGATTGGCGACTTGTTCGGGTGACTGATAGAGAGCTTCTATCTTCTCAACAAGATCCTCATGGTTCTCTGGTTCGAATGCGAGTCCACAGTGGCCGTCATCAACCAAAAGCTCCTTAGCTTCCCCCTCGACACCGAGCAGAATTGGCTTTTTCATTGCAAGGAACTCGAAAATCTTCGATGGAATGGCGCCTTTGAAAAGATCGAGTCTGCGGAGCGGAATAATTCCGGCATTGCATGCGGAAATTATACCGGGCATAGCATTTCGTGGCTGAGGATCGAAGAAGCGGACATTCGTTAGCTGAAGATTCTCCTTCAAAGCAAGCAGTTTCTCTCTTTCCGGTCCGCTGCCGATTATCGCGAATTTGATCTGGTCGTTATCCTTCAGAGCCTCAGCGGCATGCAGGATGACTTGGAGCCCCTGCGCGAACCCGAGAATGCCGGCATACAGAATGACAAAGTCGTTGTCACAGTATCCATTCGACATTCGCCAAACGTGATTGACGTTGCTCGGATCGAAGAATGCTAAATCGACGCCGTTTTTCAGCCAGTAGACGTTCTTATCCGGGAATCGCGTAGAGATATTCTTGACTATGCC contains:
- a CDS encoding glycosyltransferase family 4 protein, whose product is MKIVFLTQYFPPEVGAPQNRLSDLASRLKDKDADITVLTAMPNYPEMVVHEAYRGKWFCREGIAGLDVLRSWIFVSANRKNLLLRLLTYFSFVLSSLVIGTFKLQTFDYIFCESPPLFLGISAYLLKIMKGGRLICNVSDLWPESAEKLGLITNKTMLSLARRLEECLYRRSAVICGQTQGIVKNISTRFPDKNVYWLKNGVDLAFFDPSNVNHVWRMSNGYCDNDFVILYAGILGFAQGLQVILHAAEALKDNDQIKFAIIGSGPEREKLLALKENLQLTNVRFFDPQPRNAMPGIISACNAGIIPLRRLDLFKGAIPSKIFEFLAMKKPILLGVEGEAKELLVDDGHCGLAFEPENHEDLVEKIEALYQSPEQVANLGQNGYDYVVRNFDRRQIAEDFWFLLRQSSKA
- the thyX gene encoding FAD-dependent thymidylate synthase — protein: MESKSLFHIYFKSRVLAMEGQMTDTKETVRMVRKAVPEVILMAITPNGEDVIERACRTCYLSFHRYNPPASTEELIRKVIRKGHHSVLEHASATFRIKGASRVFTHEMVRHRLMSPSQESQRYVHYGSRKPYEVVEPDSIVEGGFKDRYFEVADECYKLYQEMVDAGVPKEDARYILPGGITSEIVVTANFRELRHIFAIRCAERAHWEIRKICTEMLRIMKNEAPIVFKEYEIDDNDCVIIRNTEEGS
- a CDS encoding vitamin B12-dependent ribonucleotide reductase; the encoded protein is MQLSENALKVLERRYLIKDNEGKPIETPNELFQRVALNMAKADRHYGATDAQVEMTADQFYSAMTDLEFMPNSPTLMNAGRPLGQLSACFVLPVGDSMEEIFDTIKHAALIHKSGGGTGFSFSRLRPRNSNVASTSGVASGPVSFMKVFNSATEAVKQGGTRRGANMGILRVDHPDILEFISCKDDTTEITNFNISVALTDEFMRSVEEKRDYDLIDPRTNDVLKKDGEPQRLDATSVFEKIVEHAWKTGEPGIIFVDRMNANNPTKKIEMIEATNPCGEQPLPPYDSCNLASINIGKVLFDPLPADYSPAEPEKGVDWNKLHELVKLGVHFLDNVIDENRYPIREIEDQTRASRRIGLGLMGWADMLAQLRVPYNSEAALALGEKVMEFINTKGHFHSSEMAKSRGKFPRWSHSTFADEGVSMRNATVTTVAPTGTISIIAGCSSGIEPYYAVSFVRNVMDGTKLIDANPAFEKIAKERKFYSTELMEKIAKSNSIKDMEEIPEDVRRIFDTAADVSPEMHVRMQAAFQKNCDTSISKTINFPQDASLDDVKTAYWLAFKLGCKGVTIYRDGSRADQVLSTGATKRAETGAPAEAVPKIIYQPRVQERPDTLTGITEKIKTGYGNLYVTINYHEGFPFEVFAQIGKSGFSTMADTEAVCRLISLSLRSGLNVDDIIEQLLGIGGASPVYQNGGVVMSIPDAIAKVLKKHFGNGKKRINAQSSYDVCPDCGGRVQHDSGCVVCPSCGFSKC